Sequence from the Cydia splendana chromosome 10, ilCydSple1.2, whole genome shotgun sequence genome:
ATCTTCgcatgtaacgtatgtgttacTTGACAATAATGTTAAGATAGATGGTtttagcccaaaccctctcgcgcatgagaggagcctgtgcccagcagtgcgACGTAGATAGgctgatatttaaaaaaatggtttgGTAACGGGTCAAAAATGAGTTGTCTTTGcaacgtaaaataaataatgacgAGCAAAGATAACCATACAAGTGTTTAATCTTTTGAACGCTTTATGTTATAAACACAAACATCACTCAAAACGCCAAGGTTCCGGGCGCAAGCGAGCTAATGTAAACCTTACTTGAAAGTGTGAAGGTTACTTTTACAGCGTCCGCCATAACACCTACAGTTGTCCTTGGCGCTGTGGGCACGACTAGTAACGATGACTTCAGGTGtacttggcgttcaaaagtttAAATTTAACATGAATCCGTAAAAAAATACGCTGCAAATACAACTCAATGTAACGGCGCAGGGTAGAAATGGTGCTGGatataataacttatttacctatataaaattattaatatggTGATTGGCTAACGTTATAACGTAAATATTACCTAAATGTCATTCATTTTGtagaaaaattataaacaagttTACAGGAATCGGGTAAACATAACTGACATATAAACTGTCGATGCAATTTCCCCATTGCATAAGATAAAAGCTATTCGTAGATGACGTCTATGGCTCTTGCCACATTTTTATATAGGGAATTcgtcatttttaatttgtaGGGAATTCGTCAATGCCATACACAATAAAATGACAGTTGCATGTGATTGACATATGGTTTATATAGTCACCcacagatatatcggagcgtcctaggtgttcacaaatatctgaacaaaatCTCTTTTATCAGGACGTTAAAGTACATGTTGCGATATATCTGCTGATGGTGAGAGAAACAGTACTATTTGGCGGagagttaaggggcccactgattaacagtccgccggacggtatcggcctgtcagtaaaGCCCTATTTAGActatgcgagaactcgcatgcgagtttcattacattgcggtttttgatcggtcggttgaattggacgtaaccaacagtccgcaatgtaactaaaatcgcatgcgagttcgcgcgccgtctttAATCAGCccttagaacaaaattttgacagttccgaacaactgacaggccgataccgtccggcggactgttaatcagtgggcccctttagaaatATCGACTTTATGTAGAACCTTTTAAATCAACAATTTATATGTAGTGTTATGGATGCATGACAATGGagattttataaatgtattcTAAGTTAACTTGCTGTCTGTGTGTAAGTAAGACGTACATACAATAAGTTAtataaggatggtattccacctgtccaatttctttgtccaatgtcattgcgtctcactctctcattaagcaaaaatgtgagacgcaatatacattggaccaatatattggacagatggaatattTACCAGCCTAACGTACGATAAGAAATTAGATCAAATAAAATACTAATTGAAAGACATGGTACTTTGATTGATTTATTAATCTTATACTTAATGTAGAATTATTTTAGGTAACTTAATATGATTTGGCGTTATTTAAGTAGTATAATTATACGTTTCTAGTTTTTTGTGTGCATGTTTTCTGTTCTATTTttacctaaaattaaattatttcttaaatatttcTCTAAATTTTTTTACAAGTCTGTTTATGCATTTACTAGATTATTTCTTCGTTGCTTATTATACTTGATATAGacttaagtttttatttaaattaaaggaCAACGAAGTATTCATCGAGGAGATTCCAGACGACGATAGTTTTGAATATGCGAATATGCCCCCCTTAGTCAATCTTCCCTCTCACCTTTTCCTCTCCCATACTGATCCTCCCTTTATATATCAATACGTAGGAGATGAAGTCAGAATAATACAAGTCTTAGGAAATTATCCTGTAGGTACAAATTTTAATCAATCCAATATAAATACGAGGGACCAAACTGAAAATATTACTGACGAATATTCCGAAAATAAACTTTCGCCAGACAAAGAACCTCAGGAAATATTTGAAAACGCAGAGGCGGATATAGATAACACAGAAGcagtaaaaacaaataaaagtgAGGAGTTAATTGCAACTGAAAATGATGACAATAACAGTAAAACTAACGAACTATCAAAGACAGAAAACGTTCAGACTACAACGAATGATCAAAACGTAATGGGTTGTAAAAAGACAGATCTTGGAGCGAAGCCTGAGAATATGTTAGACGATGAAATTAATATACCCAAAGATGAAACCAGTGcatctaaacataaaactattgTACCTAAAGGTGAAAATAATGCATCTGAAGATGATATGAATGTACTCAAAGTTGAAACTAATGCATCTAAATATGAaattaaagagtctaaagatcAAATGTGTACATCTAAAGGTGAAAAAGCTGATTCTACTAGCCTAGATACATCCGCTTATGAGAATGATTCCGCAGAAAGCGAAGACGAAGCTTCTTTTGGAACCCCAGAGGACTCTCCCAGGAGTAAACGTAAATCTAAGTCACCTAAAGGTAAATATGGGAAAGGTAGGGCAcccccaccaccaccaccacctaaAGCAGATACTACAGAAGGTAAATCTGAAGCTTTAAAGAGTGGTATTTCAATCGGCACAACTTCGCTAGAAAGCCTGAATGACATCCTGAGCAATTTACCAAATAGACCTCTTAAAGAAATTAGTTCACATCAAACTTTGCAGGTTGTTAATCCAATAGCGGAAAAGAAACGACGTCACAAATCTAAATcacccaacaaaatccctaaaGGGAATAGTTCAGGGATTGGCAAATTGTTACAACTGCCAAGTAAATTAGCATTCTGGCATAAAAGTGACGATAAGTCTAAAACCGACACTACATCAATGTCATCGAGGTCCCGGTCGCATAGCAGAAGGTCATCTGGTAATGACCAACAAACTGATTATAAAAGTTATGTTGACATAAATACGCCATTTGATACACCGAAGGAGGATGCGCAATCTATCGCCGATGATCAAGTTAGTTTTGTTGACGCTGCCGATTTTGAAAGCGAAGTCATATCACATGACATTATGGAAAAGAGTGATGCTTTACAAAAGTTGATCGAAGCGAAAATTGAGAGTCACCCAGAATATAAGTTTGTTTCGTTGCACGATGATATTCCTACTGCATCGAAAAGTACAGATGTCTGAAGCCTTCCTCTATCCTATTTTCTCGTTGC
This genomic interval carries:
- the LOC134794267 gene encoding uncharacterized protein LOC134794267 yields the protein MEAGARGNRDDHRLPTLSLGLSSVRLIVNKFEQGTARLAADSADTLETGRELVAYDPNVVESDDDSSLGPRDRVLRRFFVNLGFALSKCVPSVTFGNFTILSLIIGFLAPRMISYLVLYPFCRLVFGTLYPAYASYKAVRTKNLKEYVKWMMYWIVFALFTCTETFTDVFLSWFPFYYEVKIVLVLWLLSPATKGSSILYRKFVHPALCRREQEIDEYIAKAKDQGYHTVLNLGTKGVNYATTVIMQTAIKGGGGLVQQIRKSYSLSDLSECEVRDERGADEADDVLTEPRMIRRVVKSGYNTRRSASESNTRTSMYFSEVDVEVRGPRNARGDEPDFSHIKSTEDISSGYSSADNSASLTRTGSVGAAARARARPTRTAVTAIKRPQAAEDNEVFIEEIPDDDSFEYANMPPLVNLPSHLFLSHTDPPFIYQYVGDEVRIIQVLGNYPVGTNFNQSNINTRDQTENITDEYSENKLSPDKEPQEIFENAEADIDNTEAVKTNKSEELIATENDDNNSKTNELSKTENVQTTTNDQNVMGCKKTDLGAKPENMLDDEINIPKDETSASKHKTIVPKGENNASEDDMNVLKVETNASKYEIKESKDQMCTSKGEKADSTSLDTSAYENDSAESEDEASFGTPEDSPRSKRKSKSPKGKYGKGRAPPPPPPPKADTTEGKSEALKSGISIGTTSLESLNDILSNLPNRPLKEISSHQTLQVVNPIAEKKRRHKSKSPNKIPKGNSSGIGKLLQLPSKLAFWHKSDDKSKTDTTSMSSRSRSHSRRSSGNDQQTDYKSYVDINTPFDTPKEDAQSIADDQVSFVDAADFESEVISHDIMEKSDALQKLIEAKIESHPEYKFVSLHDDIPTASKSTDV